The Oncorhynchus gorbuscha isolate QuinsamMale2020 ecotype Even-year linkage group LG06, OgorEven_v1.0, whole genome shotgun sequence sequence TAAAGAAAATTATAATTTGTTTGAGATTGAAGTCAGTCAGGAAGAGAacatggagaaagagaaagatgatACTCATGTGGCTGGTGTCAGTAAAGAACCGAAGATGGAAAATGAGCAAGAGAAAGAAGATACTAGTGATTTCGAAGACGTCAAAGATGAGAAAGATAGAGATGAATGTTATGAAGCTGAACCCATCAAAGGAGAGGAAAGCGAGGAAGATAGAGATGAACGTTATGAAGCTGAACCAATCAGAGAGGAAAGTGAGGAAGATAGAGATGAACGTTATGAAGCTGAACCAATCAGAGAGGAAAGCGAGAAAGATAGAGATGAACGTTATGAAGCTGAACCAATCAGAGAGGAAAGCGAGGAAGATAGAGATGAACGTTATGAAGCTGAACCAATCAGAGAGGAAAGCGAGAAAGATAGAGATGAACGTTATGAAGCTGAACCCATCAAAGGAGAGGAAAGCGAGGAAGATAGAGATGAACGTTATGAAGCTGAACCAATCAGAGAGGAAAGCGAGGAAGATAGAGATGAACGTTATGAAGCTGAACCAatcagagaggaaagagaggaagatagagatgAACGTTATGAAGCTGAACCCatcaaaggagaggaaagagcaaAAGAAAATGAAACAGCTGACAAAGTCAAAGATGAGAAGAGCAAGGAAGAGACAGAAAAATATGATTCTCATGAGATTGAACCTgcgaaagaggaggaagaggagatgcaAGAGAAAGATCTACGAGAGGCCTTACAGCGCACCACACAGACAAGAACGGTAGAGAAACTAGAGGTGACGTCTGCGACAAAGCTTGAGTCTACATTTCAGGTTCAGTACtcagatggagatgaggaggaggaagaggaagatgaatcCATTTGTATGACTGGTGCAGGCTCAAGACCTTTATCAGTGGAACCTAGACAATCAGAGCACGACATCATGTCTCAACATCTACACTCAACTCAGCCATCAGAGAATGTGCTTAGTGACCAAACGAAGGACCGCCACTCTGAACAGACCACTGGGCTTGTGTCCTCATTACCGAAACGGGAGGCCTCTCCTGATAAAGACATCAAAGAGCAGCATAAAGAAGGACAACATAGACTCTCCCCTGAACTAGAAAAGGACACCAGGACAACTGAGACCACATCAGGACCCCATCTCAGCCAAGAGCCCACCATTGGTTTCCCTACCATGAAAGAGGATCCAGTCTCTGCTATCTCTACCACTAAAAAAGAACCAGTCTCAGACTCCATCACTACAGATAGCCAGGCTATAAGTTCAACACTATCAAGCACCGATAGCCAGGCTATAAGTTCAACACTATCAAGCGCTGACAGCCAAGCTGTAAGTTCCACTCTCTCAAGCACCGAGAGCCAGGCTGTAAGTTCCACTCTCTCAAGCACCGAGAGCCAGGCTGTAAGTTCCACTCTCTCAAGCACCGAGAGCCAGGCTGTAAGTTCCACTCTCTCAAGCACCGATAGCCAGGCTGTAAGTTCCACTCTCTCGAGCACCGATAGCCAGGCTGTAAGTTCCACTCTCTCGAGCACCGATAGCCAGGCTGTAAGTTCCACTCTCTCGAGCACCGATAGCCAGGCTGTAAGTTCCACTCTCTCGAGCACCGATAGCCAGGCTGTAAGTTCCACTCTCTCGAGCACCGATAGCCAGGCTGTAAGTTCCACTCTCTCGAGCACCGATAGCCAGGCTGTAAGTTCCACTCTCTCGAGCACCGAGAGCCAGGCTGTAAGTTCCACTCTCTCGAGCACCGATAGCCAGGCTGTAAGTTCCACTCTCTCGAGCACCGATAGCCAGGCTGTAAGTTCCACTCTCTCGAGCACCGATAGCCAGGCTGTAAGTTCCACTCTCTCGAGCACCGATAGCCAGGCTGTAAGTTCCACTCTCTCGAGCACCGAGAGCCAGGCTGTAAGTTCCACTCTCTCGAGCACCGAGAGCCAGGCTGTAAGTTCCACTCTCTCGAGCACCGAGAGCCAGGCTGTAAGTTCCACTCTCTCGAGCACCGAGAGCCAGGCTGTAAGTTCCACTCTCTCGAGCACCGATAGCCAGGCTGTAAGTTCCACTCTCTCGAGCACCAACAGCCAGGCTGTAAGTTCCACTCTCTCGAGCACCGATAGCCAGGATGGTGTGGAGGAATCCCCCCAGCATGAAACACTGCTGCCTTCTATTACAACAAGCAAAGAAGCATCTAATACGGATGAAAAGGCGAAGCATGTTTCtcaaaaaggagaggagaaaccaggCAAGGAAGCTGAGAGGGAATTGGAAACCGAGCGGGAAGTTGCTTCCCCGGGACACACAAAACCTTGTTCATATTTTCTCTTGGATAAAGATTCTGCAAAGTTTCCGGAGGAAGTGGGCCAAATTGATGCTACAAAAGCAGACAGTGCCTCTGAAAATGTGGAAGGTTTTGACAAAATGAGAACAGAGAAGGAGGCGATCGGTGTGGGCTTGCAAGAAGAAAATCAGGGCTTTGGCATGTCTAAGTATGAACCCTATGAAAAGCCCATTTCGAAAGAAGAGGCATCAGACAATAAAGAAGACAGTGAGGTTTCTAGAGAGTTTGATCAGTCAGCACATATTGGCGTTGATGATAACAGGAGAACTAGGCAGGCAGACGCTGGTGCAGCTGAATTCGACTCAGAGGACGAGGAAAAAGAGGAACCGCTGTCATTCAGTAGCGTTGATTACACTCCCCCACATttcacagagagcgagagaagcccCAGTTGTAGCCCAAGTGCCTTCCCTGAACACAATGACAAAGAGAAAGGTCAAGAAGAAGAGAGTGATAGGAAGGAGGGACATGCTACACCACACGTGGAAAACAGCTTTGCATATTCAGAGACTCAAGACAACAAAACCACCCCAGCAGAGCCATGCTCATTACCTTTCAATCTCAAAGAAGATAAACCTGAAAAAGTTGAGAAAGATGAAATGAAGGACGACGCCTGGTCGGCCCCTCAAACATCGACAGGAGAGACGGACAAGACTGGAGCATCTCCTAGTATAGAGGAGTATCTGCCAGTCCAGTCATGCAGAAAGGAAACAGCCTCTCTGTCATGGGGCCAATCCAACCTTGGTGCCCAAGCCTCAGCTACTGCCATGCTTTTTGAAGACATCCCTGAGAAGCAGACAACAGAGAAGGAAAAAGATGAGCCAGTGAAAGACAAGTTGGATTCATCTGATAGTGAGCGAGGAGACTCTCCCTCTGGTCGCTACTCACCAGCGGAGAAAGACATGTTACCCCGTCAAGTTTCGCCTAAGGAAAAGGAAAATCAGGCTACTGATGCCCCCCTGGCCGCGTACTCAGGACATCTCATAGACGATAATGTTCTTGCATCTGAGTACACTCAAATTGGCAGCTCTATCACCAGTAAATCTACAATGGGCTATTCTGAGAGAGAAGACACCCCGGACAGTGTGTATAAGAGGCTACTGGTGGTGGGAGaggattatgatgatgatgatgatgatgatgtcgatgatgaagatgatgaagatGAGGACGGTGAAGATgcggaggaagaagaagaagaagccagTGATCTAGATGTGGAGAAGGGTGCAAGAGAGCAGTCTGAAAAAGACATCTGTAAAACGACATCGGATGATACCACACCTTCGAAACTTCTTGTTACAGAAGAAGAGGACAAGAAGGCCCTCTCACCCGAACCAAACCTCCTCAAAAAGGAGGAACCTACCCATTCAATGACCACAATCTTCCCTCCACTGGTAGATACTGCAGATTCCCTTTTGAAGAATGTAGTTGGGGCCTCGCCACTCCAGTCTGGCAGTTCCACTGCAATAGAACCAACAGGATCTGGAGGATATCCTTCTGAATCCTCAGAGTTTTCTGAGGACAGCCAGCTGGGGTTAAAGGAGGAGAGGTTTGACAGTCCTGACCTATCTCTACCCACCAAGTCTAGTGAAGATAAACATTACAATCAGGGAGACAATGAAGCTGAGAGGCAGAGAAGCCCAGATACCGCTAGTCGAAAACCAGAGGAAGCTCCTTCGTCTTACCTCCCATCTGCCTCAGCTTCTCTATCAACAAGCCACCAGTTTCGAGAGGAGGTAGAGAGTCCCGTTACAGTGTCTAGTGCCCCCTACAGGACGGATTCTGAGGTTGCTTCCTTTGAGTATTCTTCATTCAAAGATGAAGACTCTTCAGTCAAGCACTCAATCCTCTCAACCTCAAGGGTAATACTAAAAGAGGAGTACCTAGAAGCCTCTGAAAAGCTTACCTcaacaactacaactacattCAGTCTGACACAAGTCTCTCCAGTCTTACCTACTCCAGCCATAGACACTATTCAACAAGACACATCATCAAGCCATAAAATGGACAAGGGTCAGACCTCTGATACCTTTCATAAACTTGAGGGCATTGTTGAAACCAAAACCATGTCTGCTGGGGCTTCAGAACCATTAAGTTCCCAGCTGTCCAAACCCGCTGAAACCATATCCACTTCAAGGGCTCTCTTTGATGTTTCCCCATTGCAAAGAGCTGACTCTCCTGACAGAGAGTCCCAGGGCTCATTGGACAGCAAAGAGTCCTACACTCTTCCATGCCGCATTGAATGCCAGAAATCTTCAGTGACAGAGCAAAAAGAAGGTATGCTGTCCATAACTGAGACACACATGGTCACCATCGTCTCCAGTACAACCACAACAGTGACCCAATCTGATGTGGTGACAAAACCACAAGAGTCAACTGAAGCCTCTTCCAATGGGCCTACTGAGGTTCGCACAAGTGCCCAAGAAGTCTTCAGTGAAGCAAGCAAAGCCTCTTGTGCCACAATGTCAGATCTACCTAAATCTGATCTGCTTAAATCTGATCAGaaaaaggaggaagaagaagaagagacaaagaaagagaaagatcAGATGGAAATGAAagtggaggagaagaaagagagcaaAGTAGAGACCCTAAAGGAGGACAAGGAAATGCCAGAGCAAAAGGATAAGGAGAAGAaagagatggctggagagaaggAAAAGGTAGAGGAAAAGCAATTGGAGGAGAAAGacgggaaggaggaggagaagaaagaccAGGCTGATGAGGAGAGtgaaaaggagaaggagaggaaggagggagagaaagagaaagtagaGGATAAAAAAGCAGAGAAACCGGAAGAGAAGATGTCCGAAAGGAGAAGGAGTAGCTTATCTGACTGGGAACTCCTACAAGGGCCGGGCGCATGCCCAAGCGCCCCTCCAGGCTATGAAGAtgacagggaagaggaggaggaagtgtaCGAAAcggaagaagcagaagaagcagaGGAAGAATATGGCGAAGAAGAATGCGTAGCTCCAGGCCAGCCCACCCCTCTGTCCACAGCAGAACATGCCCACCATACAAAGGCATCTGCCAAAACAGATGGAGTATCCAGTCGTCCCACTGACCTGCATATGGAGGCTACCTCCTCGTCCCCCCCTAGTTACTCCTCATGTGAATACAAACACCGCAAAGGAGAAATCTCCCCATCCTTCATCAACCCCAGTCCACACACCCTCTCCAGTGATGATGGCGAAGAGGACAAAGGGAGCGACCACTCTCTTGAGGGGGATGAAGACGACCGCGAGCAACACTCGGTCAAGAGGAGGTCTCACAAGCAGAAGCGACATCTCACTCAATGTGGAGCTACTGGAGCAGGGGAGGGGTCGCAACCCGTTTCCATGCCTCCTGGTGGCATGGCAACTGGACTCGGGGTGGTGCTAGCTGGAGAGGAGACGCCCCCCACATCAGTGAGCGACTCATTAGCTTCGCAGTCTGACTCAGACGTACCTCCAGAGACCGAGGAGTGCCCGTCGATTACAGCAGAGGGAAACCTGGACTCAGACGAAGATGCAGAACACCTGCCGGTGGACAAACTATCTGCATCTGCCACCGGAGGGGGCCATCAACCCCCCTCGCCCAGATCAGCTGCGAAGGCCCACGACCCCATACCTGCCCCTATGAAGGACCCCCTCCCTCACCCGCCACACCCTGACGTGTGCATGGTGGACCCAGAGGCCCTCTCTAACGACCAGAGCAGCACGGAGAAACTTCTCAAGAAGGATCACAAGACAACCAAGAGCCTGCGGAAGGGCCTGGGCAAACCTAAGTCTGCGTCCCCAGCCCGGAAGGGGAAGAGGTCCACCACCCCTGTGAAGCAGACCTCCAAGGACTCCTCGCCTCGATCGGCCTCTCTGAGAAGGAGGGACACGGAAAGGAGCTCCAGGCTGACGCAGAAGTCCGAGGGCCTGGGATCCAAGGGGGACCTACACGCTCCAGGGAAAGGCCTGGTGAACGGCGTCAAGAGCAATTTGGGTAAAAAATAAAGAAGGTTGATATGACTCCATATTCAGTAGTAGAGGAAACTTGATAAACATCAAAGATGATAACAATGCAATAGGTTATAACCTTGAAGGGGAAAGGAAACACTTTAGGAAGTAAATCAGTTACAGCTAGCTGCTGTTCTAAATCCTAGTGTTTCTATTCCGCTTTAAATTTCAAAAATCATCCCCCAAAGGCTTGATgacacacacttccccattctAATTTACTCTTGATTTACATAGACATAGAAGTCTGAATCTCCACCCTCCCCCCATTCAAACATGGGAAAAGTCATTAGACATTCTAAAGTCATTAGTCATTCTAAAGTCATTAGACGTTCAAAAGTCATTAGACGTTCAAAAGTCATTAGACATTCTAAAGTCTAAAGTCATTAGCCATTCTAAAGTCATTAGTCATTCTAAAGTCATTAGTCATTCTAAAGTCATTAGACATTCTAAAGTCATTAGTCATCCTAAAGTCATTAGTCATTCTAAAATCATTAGACATTCTAAAGTCATTAGACGTTCAAATGTCATTAGTCATTCTAAAGTCATTAGTCATTCTAAAGTCATTCGACATTCTAAAGTCATTTGACATTCTAAAGTCATTAGACATTCTAAAGTCATTAAATGTTCAAAAGTCATTAGACGTTCAATAGTCATTAGATATTCTAAAGTCATTAGTCATTCTAAAGTCTAAAGTCATTCTAAAGTCTAAAGTCATTAGCCATTCTAAAGTCTAAAGTCATTAGTCATTCTAAAGTCATTAGTCATTCTAAAGTCATTAGCCATTCTAAAGTCATTAGTCATTCTAAAGTCATTAGACATTCTAAAGTCATTAGACATTCTAAAGTCATTAGACATTCTAAAGTCATTAGATATTCTAAAGTCTAAAGTCATTAGTCATTCTAAAGTCATTAGATATTCTAAAGTCTAAAGTCATTAGTCATTCTAAAGGCATTAGACATTCTAAAGTCATTAGTCATTCTAAAGGCATAAGTCATTCTAAAGTCATTAGACGTTCAATAGTCATTAGACATTCTAAAGAAGTCTAAAGTCATTAGTCATTCTAAAGTCTAAAGTCATTAGTCATTCTAAAGTCTAAAGTCATTAGTCATTCTAAATTCATTAGACATTCTAAAGTCTAAAGTCATTAGACATTCTAAAGTCTAAAGTCATTAGTCATTCCAAAGTCTAAAGTCATTAGTCATTCTAAAGTCATTAGACATTCTAAAGTCATTAGACGTTCAAAAGTCTTTAGACATTCTAAAGGCATAAGTCATTCTAAAATCTAAAGTCATTAGCCATTCTAAAGTCTTTAGTCATTCTAAAGTCATTAGACATTCTAAAGTCATTAGACATTCTAAAGTCATTAGATATTCTAAAGTCTAAAGTCATTAGTCATTCTAAAGTCATTAGATATTCTAAAGTCTAAAGTCATTAGTCATTCTAAAGTCTAAAGTAATTCTAAAGTCATTAGTCATTCTAAAGTCTAAAGTCATTAGTCATTCTAAAGTCTAAAGTAATTCTAAAGTCATTAGTCATTCTAAAGGCATTAGACTTTCTAAAGTCATTAATCCTTCTAAAGGCATTAGACATTCTAAAGTCATTAGTCATTCTAAAGTCATTAGACATTCTAAAGTCATTAGACATTCTAAAGTCATTAGTCATTCTAAAGTCATTAGATATTCTAAAGTCTAAAGTCATTAGTCATTCCAAAGTCTAAAGTCATTCTAAAGTCATTAGTCATTCTAAAGGCATTAGACATTCTAAAGTCATTAATCCTTCTAAAGGCATTAGACATTCTAAAGTCATTAGTCATTCTAAAGTCATTAGACATTCTAAAGTCATTAGTCATTCTAAAGTCATTAGACATTCTAAAGTCATTAGACATTCTAAAGTCTAAAGTCGTTAGCCATTCTAAAGTCATTAGCCATTCTAAAGTCTTTAGTCATTCTAAAGTCATTAGACATTCTAAAGTCATTAGACATTCTAAAGTCATTAGACGTTCAATAGTCATTAGAcattctaatataatataatataataataataataatataataatataataatatatgccatttagcagacgcttttatccaaagcgacttacagtcatgtgtgcatacattctacgtatgggtggtcccggggatcgaacccactaccctggcgttacaagcgccatgctctaccaactgagctacagaaggaagtcATTAGTCATTCTAAAGTCATTCGACATTCTAAAGTCATTCGACATTCTAAAGTCATTCGACATTCTAAAGTCATTCGACATTCTAAAGTCATTAGACATTCTAAAGTCATTAAATGTTCTAAAGTCATTAGACGTTCAATAGTCATTAGACATTCTAAAGTCATTAGATATTCTAAAGTCTAAAGTCATTCTAAAGTCTAAAGTCATTCTAAAGTCTAAAGTCATTAGCCATTCTAAAGTCTAAAGTCATTAGCCATTCTAAAGTCTAAAGTCATTAGCCATTCTAAAGTCATTAGCCATTCTAAAGTCATTAGCCATTCTAAAGTCATTAGACATTCTAAAGTCATTAGACATTCTAAAGTCATTAGACATTCTAAAGTCATTAGATATTCTAAAGTCTAAAGTCATTAGTCATTCTAAAGTCTAAAGTCATTAGTCATTCTAAAGTCATTAGATATTCTAAAGTCTAAAGTCATTAGTCATTCTAAAGTCATTAGATATTCTAAAGTCTAAAGTCATTAGTCATTCTAAAGTCTAAAGTCATTCTAAAGTCATTAGTCATTCTAAAGGCATTAGACATTCTAAAGTCATTAATCCTTCTAAAGGCATTAGACATTCTAAAGTCATTAGTCATTCTAAAGGCATAAGTCATTCTAAAGTCATTAGACGTTCAATAGTCATTAGACATTCTAAAGAAGTCTAAAGTCATTAGTCATTCTAAAGTCTAAAGTCATTAGTCATTCTAAAGTCTAAAGTCATTCTAAATTCATTAGACATTCTAAAGTCTAAAGTCATTAGTCATTCTAAAGT is a genomic window containing:
- the LOC124037516 gene encoding microtubule-associated protein 1B-like isoform X3 codes for the protein MEIPARGPLTAVLEEESISRLGSENRIQDLGEKRCRGPPFSQGNYYMLIVIGEIATDHQLQRARDHLERGIRSWDVSLKSCDLDHQLQLFVTRHSAQFSAEVRGQRTLRHKSDVLETVVLVNPSEDTVALEIQSLVTDSAGHKLLVLSGQNSDHGDLLLQSGVFTYQSFSQVFADPGVSDLLGEAAPEQRATLTVSCRAEVGWSSLGQQQHLREFLEYRLNPEPVLPKMEGVTEFTEYISETVDVPSPFDLLEPPTSGGFLKLSRPCCYVFPGGRGDSALFAVNGFNILVDGGSERKSCFWKLVRHLDRIDSILLTHIGADNLPGINGLLQRKIAEQEEEQSQGSASYSDWMKNLISPELGVIFFNVPEKLRMPESNLKVKRSIEEASLTLQYLNKLGIKPEPLCRLVSNPVEPLTLFHKMGVGKLDMYVLNPVKDSKEMQFFMQKWAGNSKAKTGIVLPNGKEGEISVPYLTSVTALVVWLPANPAEKIVRVLFPGNAPQNKILEGLEKLKHLDFLRYPVATQKDIASGAPPAVVKQTKLKQRTDSKESLKSSPKTTKSPKKEADDEVSVTTEAKSDSVKEGRKLVENEKPTKILKSKTDGPENKQLLKEKSLKKHSKERASKMDEKKDKEKKEIKHVKKDDAAKKEDKKKDPKVDKKKDTSKPEVRKMTKPDLKPLTPEVRKTLHRAKASSKPKTDKSKVKTAKAEPAEPKSEELSADTIQPEPLQNGAGEGMSASSTPEDLTKPPESAVETPAEESMTESPTQEEEKEQETVSQTPTGTKSPEKGAATAMGFETESQRKEDKLAQEHKEEFQAQDVDIYEDEGAAIEDDEVEEKEGLIAERKMVEEEEDMGIGEEEEEGEDNRLDRKHEVEEMEKAEKPTAMAKEESRRPSFQEEEEEDEDVVEKAELEEVEDLDVIADEEVKDKPEAGEKETSAKNWESKAVEQTAGAKEEDEEDEEGYISNVGGATADIVSTLQGAAAAEPISFIQDETIPGYSETEQTISDEEIHEEAEDRIPHLQYEVGTYDISVPDQTGSLDTIHRMKEMQAAAMADVTTKGFMSGQEQVSVFTNIMSAPLAEEELVSSATSITEYDKLSSFPTSIAEDQLVTPVTTPQTEETGKSSLVNDTVNIVPMAIPTEATHGKEHFHSAGTISPTSSLEDDKCLKSPPSEECLPVVSDVKTEDKVIKAHDEEEEEEDQTPNIDISLEKLQESFASPQMFQDRERDVEKLPASESRVSKPVQDLKLDQPPVDEEVELFKSKEDISTAVPTKPLSPPPSFSKPFRSDSVTSEGEERCFSPDDSTVKMASPTQSGPPSATHSPLHQSPVEEKTKGFPGLEHQTQEDIHDSATRTDDEDAKKDPEYNKENLDAAIQKESQRESDAPPSGEKSFEQDLAVTKVEEKDGLSASTDEIQQETTPLPSESVTRKDGLSASTDEIQQETTPLPSESVTRKDGLSASTDEIQQETTPLPSESVTRKDGLSASTDEIQQETAPLPSESVTRKDEVSLLGKESLREDISSGEAILGHSDEEDDDDHQEKESKACSKAKFPKEKESSFLDDDDGEDDDDDDDDDTSDVKPIKQDMKEKETEKVGTTEAEPIKEDTDLKVKEKCDIHEFEPIKEDKKVTEKVGATEAEPIKEDKKVTEKVCATEAEPIKEDKKVTEKVGATEAEPIKEDKKVTEKVGTTEAEPIKEDKKVTEKVGTTEAEPIKKVTEKVGATEAEPIKEDKKVTEKVGTTEAEPIKEDKKVTEKVGTTEAEPIKEDKKVTEKVGTTEAEPIKEDKKVTEKVGATEAEPIKEDKDTCGAELIKEKCEPLKEEKQKEIETILTSKDELSSCISTSKVEPASDSTTTQQIVQEKDTLVAEAMKDETKEKDTFDTEPIREDKIEKERDTLVSEPTKEEHREKQKGDTCMAESTQGENKENYNLFEIEVSQEENMEKEKDDTHVAGVSKEPKMENEQEKEDTSDFEDVKDEKDRDECYEAEPIKGEESEEDRDERYEAEPIREESEEDRDERYEAEPIREESEKDRDERYEAEPIREESEEDRDERYEAEPIREESEKDRDERYEAEPIKGEESEEDRDERYEAEPIREESEEDRDERYEAEPIREEREEDRDERYEAEPIKGEERAKENETADKVKDEKSKEETEKYDSHEIEPAKEEEEEMQEKDLREALQRTTQTRTVEKLEVTSATKLESTFQVQYSDGDEEEEEEDESICMTGAGSRPLSVEPRQSEHDIMSQHLHSTQPSENVLSDQTKDRHSEQTTGLVSSLPKREASPDKDIKEQHKEGQHRLSPELEKDTRTTETTSGPHLSQEPTIGFPTMKEDPVSAISTTKKEPVSDSITTDSQAISSTLSSTDSQAISSTLSSADSQAVSSTLSSTESQAVSSTLSSTESQAVSSTLSSTESQAVSSTLSSTDSQAVSSTLSSTDSQAVSSTLSSTDSQAVSSTLSSTDSQAVSSTLSSTDSQAVSSTLSSTDSQAVSSTLSSTDSQAVSSTLSSTESQAVSSTLSSTDSQAVSSTLSSTDSQAVSSTLSSTDSQAVSSTLSSTDSQAVSSTLSSTESQAVSSTLSSTESQAVSSTLSSTESQAVSSTLSSTESQAVSSTLSSTDSQAVSSTLSSTNSQAVSSTLSSTDSQDGVEESPQHETLLPSITTSKEASNTDEKAKHVSQKGEEKPGKEAERELETEREVASPGHTKPCSYFLLDKDSAKFPEEVGQIDATKADSASENVEGFDKMRTEKEAIGVGLQEENQGFGMSKYEPYEKPISKEEASDNKEDSEVSREFDQSAHIGVDDNRRTRQADAGAAEFDSEDEEKEEPLSFSSVDYTPPHFTESERSPSCSPSAFPEHNDKEKGQEEESDRKEGHATPHVENSFAYSETQDNKTTPAEPCSLPFNLKEDKPEKVEKDEMKDDAWSAPQTSTGETDKTGASPSIEEYLPVQSCRKETASLSWGQSNLGAQASATAMLFEDIPEKQTTEKEKDEPVKDKLDSSDSERGDSPSGRYSPAEKDMLPRQVSPKEKENQATDAPLAAYSGHLIDDNVLASEYTQIGSSITSKSTMGYSEREDTPDSVYKRLLVVGEDYDDDDDDDVDDEDDEDEDGEDAEEEEEEASDLDVEKGAREQSEKDICKTTSDDTTPSKLLVTEEEDKKALSPEPNLLKKEEPTHSMTTIFPPLVDTADSLLKNVVGASPLQSGSSTAIEPTGSGGYPSESSEFSEDSQLGLKEERFDSPDLSLPTKSSEDKHYNQGDNEAERQRSPDTASRKPEEAPSSYLPSASASLSTSHQFREEVESPVTVSSAPYRTDSEVASFEYSSFKDEDSSVKHSILSTSRVILKEEYLEASEKLTSTTTTTFSLTQVSPVLPTPAIDTIQQDTSSSHKMDKGQTSDTFHKLEGIVETKTMSAGASEPLSSQLSKPAETISTSRALFDVSPLQRADSPDRESQGSLDSKESYTLPCRIECQKSSVTEQKEGMLSITETHMVTIVSSTTTTVTQSDVVTKPQESTEASSNGPTEVRTSAQEVFSEASKASCATMSDLPKSDLLKSDQKKEEEEEETKKEKDQMEMKVEEKKESKVETLKEDKEMPEQKDKEKKEMAGEKEKVEEKQLEEKDGKEEEKKDQADEESEKEKERKEGEKEKVEDKKAEKPEEKMSERRRSSLSDWELLQGPGACPSAPPGYEDDREEEEEVYETEEAEEAEEEYGEEECVAPGQPTPLSTAEHAHHTKASAKTDGVSSRPTDLHMEATSSSPPSYSSCEYKHRKGEISPSFINPSPHTLSSDDGEEDKGSDHSLEGDEDDREQHSVKRRSHKQKRHLTQCGATGAGEGSQPVSMPPGGMATGLGVVLAGEETPPTSVSDSLASQSDSDVPPETEECPSITAEGNLDSDEDAEHLPVDKLSASATGGGHQPPSPRSAAKAHDPIPAPMKDPLPHPPHPDVCMVDPEALSNDQSSTEKLLKKDHKTTKSLRKGLGKPKSASPARKGKRSTTPVKQTSKDSSPRSASLRRRDTERSSRLTQKSEGLGSKGDLHAPGKGLVNGVKSNLGTNSQKSSSAVPPGPPIYVDLAYVPNHCSAKNVDQEFFKRVRAAYYVVSGNDPAGGEPSRGVLDALLEGKATWGSNLQVTLIPTHDTEVTRDWYQQTHEKQQDLNIMVLASSSTVVMQDESFPACKIEF